One genomic segment of Anguilla anguilla isolate fAngAng1 chromosome 2, fAngAng1.pri, whole genome shotgun sequence includes these proteins:
- the ndr2 gene encoding nodal-related 2 yields the protein MCFSLLTTVAPTVKRTGDFKIAPRTASTRSPGYHLPAYMMHLYRNFKTNQSPSMDFLEPRTVSDTVRSVVAKSLVQRGRRWIVTFDFSSLVAEEQLQKAELRIRLPRVTNVTDVTVEIYHQHEYPCPRQGLCLEHLPMGSLSAASLMDSAHNWKVYNVTSLLFDWLKLAFQKGRPQATQRGPSLADPALLSGSRSEQSVKDRALLVLFSHLGSEEGSQAKASLLHTAEQSKFLLSTEPQKVQRPKRHKRHRKRRAQPIRHVDVPRRGSVKSLCRKVDLHIDFNKIGWGSWIVFPKRYNAYRCEGTCPNPVGEEFKPTNHAYMQSLLKYYHPERAPPACCAPTKMSPLSMLYHENGAVLLRHHEDMIVDECGCH from the exons ATGTGCTTCTCTTTATTAACGACGGTAGCTCCAACAGTTAAAAGAACTGGCGATTTTAAGATTGCGCCAAGGACAGCATCTACTCGTTCACCTGGATACCACTTACCTGCGTACATGATGCATCTGTACCGGAATTTCAAAACGAACCAGTCTCCGTCCATGGATTTCTTGGAACCGAGAACGGTGAGCGACACAGTTCGGAGTGTAGTTGCCAAAA GTTTGGTTCAGAGAGGCCGCCGCTGGATCGTTACCTTCGATTTCTCCTCCCTTGTGGCTGAGGAGCAGCTTCAGAAGGCAGAGCTGAGGATCAGGTTGCCCCGGGTCACTAACGTTACGGACGTTACCGTGGAAATCTATCACCAGCACGAGTACCCCTGCCCGAGGCAAGGCCTGTGCCTGGAGCACCTTCCCATGGGCTCCCTGTCCGCAGCCTCCCTCATGGACTCAGCTCACAACTGGAAGGTCTACAATGTCACCAGCCTGCTGTTCGACTGGCTCAAACTGGCATTCCAGAAGGGGAGGCCACAGGCCACGCAGAGAGGCCCATCCCTGGCGGATCCAGCTCTGTTGTCCGGCTCTAGGAGTGAGCAGAGCGTGAAGGACAGAGCTCTGCTGGTGCTCTTCTCCCACCTGGGATCTGAGGAGGGCTCGCAGGCCAAGGCCAGCCTGCTGCACACTGCCGAGCAGTCCAAGTTCCTGCTCAGCACCGAACCCCAGAAGGTCCAGCGCCCCAAGAGACACAAGCGCCACAGGAAGCGGAGAGCGCAGCCAATCAGGCACGTGGACGTGCCCAGGCGGGGCAGCGTGAAGTCGCTGTGTCGGAAGGTGGACCTGCACATAGACTTCAATAAAATTGGCTGGGGCTCCTGGATTGTCTTCCCTAAAAGGTACAACGCGTACCGCTGTGAGGGAACCTGTCCCAACCCTGTTGGAGAGGAGTTCAAACCCACCAACCACGCCTACATGCAG AGTCTGCTGAAGTACTACCACCCGGAGCGAGCCCCCCCCGCCTGCTGCGCCCCCACCAAGATGAGCCCGCTGAGCATGCTGTACCACGAGAACGGCGCCGTGCTGCTGCGGCACCACGAGGACATGATCGTGGACGAGTGCGGCTGCCACTGA